A single Actinomadura algeriensis DNA region contains:
- a CDS encoding MurR/RpiR family transcriptional regulator — protein sequence MRKPIGPEPGGTGAAPGAPGDEAPGKDPTPLSTVVRVRSLLPSLPPAERRVAQRVIDDPEGVANSTITELAQNCGTSETTVIRFCRAIGFHGYPELRLTLATEAGRAQTAAGGRVIGSDISPDDSLEQIVEKVTFADARAVEETASQLDIKMLEQVVDAVVAAERVDVYGVGASAFVAADFQQKLHRIGRVCSAWADAHIMLTSAAVLGSGDVAIGISHTGATVETIDALEVAKSNGVTTVALTNFPRSPIAEVADLILTTAARETTFRSGATASRLAQLTVVDCLFVGVAQRTYGPTRKALEATYEAVRGRTVRPDRRRR from the coding sequence ATGAGGAAACCCATCGGACCCGAGCCGGGGGGCACGGGGGCGGCGCCCGGTGCACCCGGGGACGAGGCGCCGGGCAAGGACCCGACGCCGCTCAGCACAGTGGTGCGGGTGCGCTCGCTGCTGCCCTCGCTGCCCCCCGCCGAGCGACGCGTCGCGCAACGCGTCATCGACGACCCGGAAGGGGTCGCCAACTCCACCATCACCGAACTCGCACAGAACTGCGGCACATCGGAGACGACCGTCATCCGGTTCTGCCGCGCGATCGGGTTCCACGGCTACCCGGAACTGCGGCTGACCCTCGCCACCGAGGCGGGACGCGCCCAGACCGCCGCGGGCGGGCGCGTCATCGGCAGCGACATCAGCCCGGACGACTCGCTCGAGCAGATCGTCGAGAAGGTGACCTTCGCCGATGCCAGGGCCGTGGAGGAGACGGCCTCCCAGCTCGACATCAAGATGCTGGAACAGGTCGTCGACGCGGTCGTCGCCGCCGAACGCGTCGACGTCTACGGGGTGGGCGCCAGCGCGTTCGTCGCGGCCGACTTCCAGCAGAAACTGCACCGCATCGGGCGAGTCTGCTCCGCGTGGGCCGACGCCCACATCATGCTCACCAGCGCCGCCGTCCTCGGCAGCGGCGACGTGGCGATCGGGATCTCCCACACCGGTGCGACGGTCGAGACGATCGACGCGCTGGAGGTCGCCAAGAGCAACGGCGTCACGACGGTGGCGCTCACCAATTTCCCGAGATCACCGATCGCGGAGGTAGCCGATCTGATCCTCACCACAGCGGCAAGGGAGACGACCTTCCGTTCCGGCGCCACCGCGAGCCGGCTGGCGCAGCTCACGGTGGTCGACTGCCTGTTCGTCGGTGTCGCGCAGCGCACCTACGGGCCGACCCGCAAGGCCCTGGAAGCCACGTACGAGGCGGTCCGCGGCCGGACCGTTCGACCCGACCGGAGGCGTCGGTGA
- a CDS encoding BadF/BadG/BcrA/BcrD ATPase family protein, giving the protein MAGSGTGPGANPNSGGDTAGALSTALREALGDLDRTHVLTGVFGIAGAGSAGRPAAVTAARRAWQAMGLRGSPAVVTDIAVAFAAGTSRPKGIVVFSGTGAGAAVISDGTIVQRADGYGFLVGDEGSAVWLGKEAVRAALAAYDGRGSPTLLTDSVPRALLGPSVVAEIDAARRRQHRAHRPTRAHAPHVPHGPPAVHGSHGPAGVPALPQPATLPSGGGTAVLVHEASPAPHAGPSGGPLGHPEHPGTPPNPQLAQAIIKEVYGRPASALGRLGPVVAAAAAAGDPVAKRITEEAAASLLRDVDAVRPALSDDPCAPVVMHGSVLREGPVADAVRSGLRHRFAEAPRSAGDGAVGAAGLALRRLGHPLPC; this is encoded by the coding sequence TTGGCCGGTTCCGGCACCGGCCCCGGGGCCAACCCCAACTCCGGCGGCGACACCGCCGGAGCGCTGAGCACCGCCCTGCGCGAGGCGCTCGGGGACCTGGACCGCACCCACGTCCTCACCGGCGTCTTCGGGATCGCGGGCGCCGGTTCGGCCGGACGGCCCGCGGCGGTGACGGCGGCGCGGCGCGCCTGGCAGGCGATGGGCCTGCGCGGTTCCCCCGCGGTGGTGACCGACATCGCGGTGGCGTTCGCCGCCGGGACGAGCCGTCCCAAAGGGATCGTCGTCTTCTCCGGCACCGGTGCGGGCGCGGCGGTGATCAGCGACGGGACGATCGTGCAGCGCGCGGACGGCTACGGCTTCCTCGTCGGGGACGAGGGGTCGGCCGTGTGGCTCGGCAAGGAGGCCGTCCGCGCGGCGCTCGCCGCCTACGACGGGCGCGGCTCCCCCACCCTGCTCACCGACTCGGTGCCGCGCGCGCTGCTCGGCCCGTCGGTCGTCGCGGAGATCGACGCGGCGCGGCGGCGGCAGCACCGGGCGCACCGGCCGACGCGCGCGCACGCCCCGCACGTCCCGCACGGCCCCCCGGCGGTCCACGGTTCGCACGGCCCCGCGGGCGTACCCGCCCTGCCGCAGCCCGCGACGCTGCCGTCCGGCGGCGGGACGGCCGTGCTGGTGCACGAGGCGTCCCCGGCCCCGCACGCCGGGCCGTCCGGCGGGCCGCTCGGGCATCCGGAACATCCCGGCACCCCGCCCAACCCGCAGCTCGCGCAGGCGATCATCAAGGAGGTCTACGGCCGTCCGGCCTCGGCGCTGGGCCGGCTCGGCCCGGTCGTCGCCGCCGCCGCGGCGGCGGGCGACCCGGTCGCCAAGCGGATCACCGAGGAGGCCGCCGCGTCGCTGCTGCGGGACGTGGACGCCGTGCGGCCCGCCCTGTCGGACGACCCGTGCGCGCCCGTCGTCATGCACGGCTCGGTGCTGCGCGAAGGCCCCGTCGCGGACGCCGTCCGCAGCGGCCTGCGGCACCGGTTCGCCGAGGCGCCCCGCAGCGCGGGCGACGGCGCGGTGGGGGCGGCAGGACTGGCCCTGCGTAGGCTGGGGCATCCGCTTCCTTGCTGA
- a CDS encoding glycoside hydrolase family 3 protein: MRFPRSSLAIAAAVALGASTLAGCSDGGDGTGGRGGTGASASARASSPPADAWIPGHVAKMSLQDKVGQLFVPTFYSRADALRTIRRYKVGGLIYFPENFGSPEETAAQSNALQKASKIPLVLGVDEEQGIVTRTPFITRFPGNMALGATADPAQARAAARVTGAELRAVGINLDYAPVADVNVNPNNPVIGVRSFGSDPARVSRMVTGAVKGYQDAGVAAVAKHFPGHGDTATDSHTGLPVIEHSPDEWRKIDAPPFEAAIGAGVDAIMTAHIVVPNLDRSGDPATLSKSVLTGLLREKLGYDGVITTDSLRMEGVRTKYGDGAVAVRAVQAGADQLLMPPDLPEAYEAVLKAVESGKITRQRLDASVTRILRLKQRRGLFDQASVDPAKAGSVIGSAQHEATARQVAEKAVTLVADKGGVLPLKGKTVAVTGPKAEALADALRAQGVRTASPGSADVTVLTTDDAGAATAARVRALGGAPVVVAALGSPYDLDSARGAAATLAAYSSGTASLQGLARVLAGTVKPTGKLPVPAGGQQVGHGLTYP, translated from the coding sequence GTGCGTTTTCCACGAAGTTCACTCGCGATCGCCGCGGCGGTCGCGCTCGGCGCGTCGACGCTCGCCGGCTGCAGCGACGGCGGCGACGGGACGGGCGGGCGCGGCGGGACCGGCGCGTCCGCGTCGGCGCGCGCGTCGTCACCGCCCGCCGACGCCTGGATCCCCGGGCACGTGGCGAAGATGAGCCTGCAGGACAAGGTCGGGCAGCTGTTCGTCCCGACGTTCTACAGCCGGGCCGACGCCCTTCGCACGATCCGCCGGTACAAGGTGGGCGGGTTGATCTACTTCCCGGAGAACTTCGGCTCCCCGGAGGAGACGGCCGCGCAGTCGAACGCGCTGCAGAAGGCGTCGAAGATCCCGCTGGTGCTGGGTGTGGACGAGGAGCAGGGCATCGTCACCCGGACGCCGTTCATCACCCGGTTCCCCGGCAACATGGCGCTGGGCGCGACGGCCGATCCGGCGCAGGCGCGCGCCGCCGCGCGCGTCACGGGCGCCGAGCTGCGCGCGGTCGGGATCAACCTCGACTACGCGCCCGTCGCGGACGTCAACGTGAACCCGAACAATCCGGTCATCGGCGTCCGCTCGTTCGGGTCCGATCCGGCGCGGGTGTCGCGGATGGTGACCGGGGCCGTCAAGGGCTACCAGGACGCGGGGGTCGCGGCCGTCGCGAAGCACTTCCCCGGCCACGGCGACACCGCCACCGACAGCCACACCGGCCTGCCGGTGATCGAGCACAGCCCGGACGAGTGGCGGAAGATCGACGCGCCGCCGTTCGAGGCCGCGATCGGTGCCGGGGTCGACGCGATCATGACGGCGCACATCGTCGTCCCGAATCTCGACCGGTCGGGCGATCCGGCGACGCTGTCGAAGAGCGTCCTGACGGGGTTGCTGCGCGAGAAGCTCGGCTACGACGGCGTGATCACGACGGACTCGCTGCGGATGGAGGGCGTCCGGACGAAGTACGGCGACGGGGCGGTCGCGGTGCGGGCCGTCCAGGCGGGCGCCGACCAGCTGCTGATGCCGCCCGATCTGCCGGAGGCGTACGAGGCGGTGCTGAAGGCCGTCGAGTCCGGGAAGATCACGCGGCAGCGGCTGGACGCGTCGGTCACCCGGATCCTGCGGCTCAAGCAGCGGCGCGGGCTGTTCGACCAGGCGTCCGTGGACCCGGCGAAGGCCGGGTCGGTGATCGGGAGCGCGCAGCACGAGGCGACGGCGCGGCAGGTCGCGGAGAAGGCGGTCACGCTCGTCGCCGACAAGGGCGGGGTGCTGCCGCTGAAGGGCAAGACCGTCGCGGTGACCGGGCCGAAGGCCGAGGCGCTCGCCGACGCGCTGCGGGCCCAGGGCGTCCGGACGGCATCGCCCGGTTCGGCGGACGTCACGGTCCTGACCACGGACGACGCGGGTGCGGCGACCGCCGCGCGGGTGCGGGCGCTCGGCGGCGCCCCGGTCGTGGTGGCCGCGCTCGGCAGCCCCTACGACCTGGACTCGGCGCGCGGCGCGGCGGCGACGCTGGCGGCGTACTCGTCCGGGACCGCGTCGCTGCAGGGGCTCGCGCGGGTGCTCGCGGGCACGGTGAAGCCGACCGGGAAGCTGCCGGTCCCGGCGGGCGGGCAGCAGGTCGGGCACGGGCTGACCTACCCGTAG
- the ptsP gene encoding phosphoenolpyruvate--protein phosphotransferase — translation MLRGAGVSPGVGFGPVRGIAGAVPEPAAGERHGGDADAENTLALAALEAVAADLEERGARAAEAGNADGQDVLNAQALMARDPGLADGVRGKIGDGTAAARAVFEAFGVYREMLAGAGDYLAARVTDLDDIRDRTIARLLGLPMPGVPESDEPFVLVARDLAPADTAVLDPAQVVAFVTEEGGPTSHTAIIARTMGVPAVVALPGATALADGTPVLVDGAAGTVRPDPSDAEVTAARAAAAARASALAEAAGPGATKDGHRVPLLANIGGPKDVEAALANGAEGVGLYRTEFLFLDRATPPSDAEQEEAYRKVLEAFPDGRVVVRTLDAGADKPLAFLPPPGEEPNPALGERGLRMVLRHPGVLSAQLRALARASAGTTAKLQVMAPMVTDAADAAFFARECGENGIETPGVMIEVPAAALRARDLASEVAFFSIGTNDLTQYACAADRQIGGLAHLQDPWQPAVLDLVAPAAAAGVPCGVCGEAAGDPALACVLVGLGVTSLSMSAPSLPPVRAALARHTLDQCRDAAAAARTGRTAMQARNNAREHLPGLDELGI, via the coding sequence GTGCTCCGGGGCGCGGGCGTCAGCCCGGGAGTCGGGTTCGGGCCGGTGCGCGGCATCGCGGGCGCGGTGCCGGAACCGGCCGCCGGTGAACGGCACGGGGGCGACGCGGACGCCGAGAACACGCTCGCCCTCGCCGCGCTCGAGGCCGTCGCCGCGGACCTGGAGGAACGCGGCGCCCGCGCCGCCGAGGCCGGCAACGCCGACGGGCAGGACGTGCTGAACGCGCAGGCCCTCATGGCCCGCGACCCGGGCCTCGCCGACGGCGTCCGCGGCAAGATCGGAGACGGGACGGCCGCCGCCCGCGCGGTCTTCGAGGCGTTCGGCGTGTACCGGGAGATGCTCGCGGGCGCGGGCGACTACCTCGCCGCCCGCGTCACCGACCTCGACGACATCCGCGACCGGACCATCGCGCGGCTGCTCGGCCTCCCGATGCCCGGAGTGCCCGAGTCGGACGAGCCGTTCGTGCTCGTCGCGCGCGACCTCGCCCCCGCCGACACCGCCGTCCTCGACCCCGCGCAGGTCGTCGCGTTCGTCACCGAGGAGGGCGGCCCGACCAGCCACACCGCGATCATCGCCCGGACGATGGGCGTGCCCGCCGTCGTGGCCCTCCCGGGCGCGACCGCCCTCGCCGACGGCACCCCGGTGCTCGTCGACGGCGCCGCGGGCACCGTCCGTCCGGACCCGTCCGACGCCGAGGTGACCGCCGCCCGCGCCGCCGCCGCGGCCCGCGCGTCCGCGCTCGCCGAGGCGGCCGGGCCGGGCGCCACCAAGGACGGGCACCGGGTGCCGTTGCTGGCGAACATCGGCGGCCCGAAGGACGTCGAGGCGGCGCTCGCGAACGGCGCCGAGGGCGTCGGGCTGTACCGCACCGAGTTCCTGTTCCTCGACCGGGCGACGCCGCCGTCCGACGCCGAGCAGGAGGAGGCGTACCGGAAGGTGCTGGAGGCGTTCCCGGACGGCCGCGTGGTCGTCCGGACGCTCGACGCGGGCGCCGACAAGCCCCTCGCGTTCCTGCCGCCCCCCGGCGAGGAGCCGAACCCGGCGCTCGGCGAGCGCGGCCTGCGGATGGTGCTGCGGCACCCCGGCGTCCTGTCGGCGCAGCTGCGGGCGCTCGCCCGCGCGTCCGCCGGGACGACCGCGAAGCTGCAGGTCATGGCGCCGATGGTGACGGACGCGGCGGACGCGGCGTTCTTCGCGCGCGAGTGCGGCGAGAACGGCATCGAGACCCCCGGCGTCATGATCGAGGTGCCCGCCGCGGCGCTGCGCGCCCGCGATCTGGCGTCCGAGGTCGCGTTCTTCAGCATCGGCACCAACGACCTGACGCAGTACGCGTGCGCCGCCGACCGGCAGATCGGCGGGCTCGCCCACCTGCAGGACCCGTGGCAGCCCGCCGTCCTCGACCTGGTCGCCCCCGCGGCCGCCGCGGGGGTCCCGTGCGGGGTGTGCGGGGAGGCCGCCGGTGACCCGGCCCTCGCCTGCGTGCTCGTCGGGCTCGGCGTGACGTCGCTGTCGATGAGCGCGCCGTCCCTCCCGCCGGTGCGGGCCGCGCTGGCCCGGCACACCCTCGACCAGTGCCGGGACGCCGCCGCGGCCGCGCGCACCGGCCGGACCGCGATGCAGGCGCGCAACAACGCCCGCGAACACCTCCCCGGCCTGGACGAACTGGGCATCTGA
- a CDS encoding HPr family phosphocarrier protein: MSERSVRIESKVGLHARPAALFVQTAAKAPMDVTVAKRGGDPVNAKSILAVLGLDARHGEEVVISAEGDDADALLDSLEALLSTPEPEGA; the protein is encoded by the coding sequence GTGAGCGAGCGCAGTGTGAGGATCGAATCGAAGGTGGGCCTGCACGCACGTCCCGCGGCCCTGTTCGTGCAGACCGCGGCGAAGGCCCCCATGGACGTGACCGTCGCCAAGCGCGGCGGCGACCCGGTGAACGCCAAGAGCATCCTCGCGGTGCTGGGACTGGACGCCCGGCACGGTGAGGAGGTCGTGATCTCCGCCGAGGGCGACGACGCCGACGCGCTGCTCGACAGCCTGGAGGCGCTGCTGTCCACGCCGGAGCCCGAAGGTGCCTGA
- a CDS encoding HAD family hydrolase — MELIPLRAAVFDLDGTLIDSEPRNRVMWRKLFEAHGVPHDEDLIASFAGRRGLEVLQDLLHMFPGRTAEELFEEAISYESLPGMPPPQPVPGAVDLVRSLAAAGLPLAVVTSGQRAYAEGLLNVLGVRDLLDIVLTAGDVATGKPHPEGYLAASRDLGVPPDESIGFEDAPAGVAAVKAAGMTCVGITTTQPAMALAAADHVVADLQQVNVAPGPALRVPASGV, encoded by the coding sequence ATGGAGCTGATCCCGCTCCGCGCGGCGGTGTTCGACCTGGACGGCACCCTGATCGACAGCGAGCCGCGCAACCGCGTCATGTGGCGCAAGTTGTTCGAGGCGCACGGCGTCCCGCACGACGAGGACCTGATCGCCTCGTTCGCGGGGCGCCGCGGCCTGGAGGTGCTGCAGGACCTGCTGCACATGTTCCCGGGCCGGACGGCCGAGGAGCTGTTCGAGGAGGCGATCTCCTACGAGTCGCTGCCGGGGATGCCGCCGCCGCAGCCCGTCCCCGGCGCCGTCGACCTCGTCCGGTCGCTCGCGGCCGCCGGGCTGCCCCTGGCCGTCGTGACGTCCGGGCAACGCGCGTACGCCGAGGGGCTGCTGAACGTCCTCGGCGTCCGCGACCTGCTCGACATCGTGCTGACCGCCGGTGACGTCGCCACCGGCAAGCCGCACCCCGAGGGTTACCTGGCGGCGTCCCGGGACCTCGGCGTCCCGCCGGACGAGTCGATCGGCTTCGAGGACGCCCCGGCCGGGGTCGCGGCGGTCAAGGCGGCCGGGATGACCTGCGTCGGCATCACCACGACCCAGCCGGCCATGGCGCTCGCCGCGGCCGACCACGTGGTCGCCGACCTGCAACAAGTGAACGTCGCGCCGGGGCCCGCGCTGCGCGTGCCCGCATCCGGCGTGTGA
- a CDS encoding PTS sugar transporter subunit IIA: MTRVLSPVSGRAVGLAGVPDPVFAQAMVGPGTAVDPERGPGRAIAPVTGKIVKLHPHAYVVVDAEGHGVLVHLGIDTVKLKGEGFELLAAEGDEVTAGQPLVGWNPAVIEAGGRSPVCAVVALDAGDGALSDVVETGEVTKGEELFTWS; this comes from the coding sequence ATGACCCGAGTACTGTCCCCGGTGTCCGGCCGCGCCGTCGGCCTGGCCGGGGTGCCCGACCCGGTCTTCGCGCAGGCGATGGTCGGACCGGGCACCGCGGTCGATCCCGAGCGCGGGCCGGGGCGGGCGATCGCCCCCGTCACCGGCAAGATCGTTAAGCTGCATCCGCACGCGTACGTCGTGGTCGACGCCGAAGGCCACGGCGTCCTCGTGCATCTCGGCATCGACACCGTCAAGCTGAAGGGCGAGGGGTTCGAGCTGCTCGCCGCCGAAGGCGACGAGGTGACCGCCGGGCAGCCGCTGGTCGGCTGGAACCCGGCGGTGATCGAGGCGGGCGGCCGCTCGCCGGTGTGCGCGGTCGTCGCGCTGGACGCCGGTGACGGCGCCCTGTCGGACGTCGTCGAGACCGGCGAGGTCACGAAGGGGGAAGAGCTGTTCACATGGAGCTGA
- a CDS encoding glucose PTS transporter subunit EIIB → MDKAEAIVAALGGADNIEEIEPCATRLRTEVSDPGKVDEAALKAAGAFGVMKSGTVVQVVVGPEADTIASDIEDILD, encoded by the coding sequence ATGGACAAGGCCGAGGCGATCGTCGCCGCGCTGGGCGGCGCCGACAACATCGAGGAGATCGAGCCGTGCGCGACGCGCCTGCGCACCGAGGTCTCCGACCCCGGCAAGGTCGACGAGGCGGCGCTGAAGGCGGCCGGCGCGTTCGGCGTGATGAAGAGCGGGACGGTCGTGCAGGTCGTGGTGGGCCCCGAGGCCGACACGATCGCGAGCGACATCGAGGACATTCTCGACTGA
- a CDS encoding SIS domain-containing protein, which translates to MTSLMRAELGQQPDALRRTIDALLPRTADIAKLAAETRQVLFIARGSSDNAAAYGRYLVESRAGRLGTPAAPSIATTYRRKIDLSGVLAVAISQSGKTEEIVETLDWAAGCGARTVSVTNGAGSPLAEAAEVALITQAGEEKAVPATKTYTTQLAALSVLGLGLGADVAEDDLRRLPDEVAGLIEATEASPALPRIVEELAGVTGAVVSGRGIAFGTALELALKIKEACYLHAMGLSYADLLHGPIAVVDAKTPALLVAADSGPTLPGTIALAERARSAGAPAYGVGGGDGLAAACSAALPGPGLPEWVAPLGLIVPGQILVENLARRLGIDPDVPRGLNKVTQTT; encoded by the coding sequence ATGACCAGTCTGATGCGCGCCGAACTCGGCCAGCAGCCGGACGCGCTGCGCCGGACGATCGACGCGCTGCTGCCGCGCACCGCCGACATCGCGAAGCTGGCGGCGGAGACGCGGCAGGTGCTGTTCATCGCGCGCGGATCGTCCGACAACGCGGCGGCGTACGGGCGCTACCTGGTGGAATCCCGCGCGGGACGGCTGGGGACGCCCGCCGCGCCGTCCATCGCGACGACCTACCGGCGGAAGATCGACCTTTCGGGCGTGCTGGCGGTGGCGATCAGCCAGTCCGGCAAGACCGAGGAGATCGTCGAGACGCTGGACTGGGCCGCCGGCTGCGGCGCCCGCACGGTGTCGGTGACCAACGGCGCGGGCTCGCCGCTGGCGGAGGCCGCCGAGGTCGCGCTGATCACGCAGGCCGGCGAGGAGAAGGCCGTCCCGGCGACCAAGACGTACACGACGCAGCTCGCCGCGCTGTCCGTCCTCGGCCTCGGCCTGGGCGCGGACGTCGCGGAGGACGACCTGCGCCGCCTCCCCGACGAGGTCGCGGGGCTCATCGAGGCGACCGAGGCGTCCCCGGCCCTGCCCCGCATCGTTGAGGAGCTCGCGGGCGTCACCGGCGCGGTCGTGTCCGGGCGCGGGATCGCGTTCGGCACCGCGCTGGAGCTGGCGCTGAAGATCAAGGAGGCGTGCTACCTGCACGCGATGGGCCTGTCCTACGCGGACCTGCTGCACGGCCCGATCGCGGTCGTGGACGCCAAGACGCCCGCGCTGCTCGTCGCCGCGGACTCCGGCCCGACGCTCCCCGGGACGATCGCGCTCGCCGAACGCGCGCGGAGCGCGGGCGCCCCCGCCTACGGCGTCGGCGGCGGCGACGGCCTGGCGGCCGCGTGCTCGGCGGCGCTGCCCGGCCCCGGCCTGCCCGAATGGGTGGCGCCGCTGGGGCTGATCGTCCCCGGCCAGATCCTGGTCGAGAACCTGGCGCGCCGCCTCGGCATCGACCCGGACGTCCCGCGCGGCCTGAACAAGGTGACTCAGACGACCTGA
- the nagA gene encoding N-acetylglucosamine-6-phosphate deacetylase: MSLLITADTMITTPAGGTTRVVSRGYVRVENGVIAEVGEGRPDGTPDVELSDGLLAPGLVDLQVNGFYGHDMVDADEAGWRTVVSRLPETGVTSFLPTFITAPVRTQADALRRARELLPRLPDGTRVLGVHLEGPFLSEKRKGAHNAAHITDPTPEAIATLLETGLVKLVTLAPERAGALDAIRALTDAGVLVSVGHSDASAEQVAAAADAGARKVTHIFNAQSGVHHRDPGVAAQALIDDRLSPGLILDLHHVSATAAKLVFRSAAGRTVLVTDAASAAGMPPGTYDLGGEPITMPAEGPPLRADGTIAGSGLRLDEAVGNAIAIGVDPAAAVDAATRVPADLIGRADLGRIAPGVAADLVHLGPDHRAHATWINGQKVFGGDS, translated from the coding sequence ATGTCACTACTGATCACGGCCGACACCATGATCACCACCCCTGCCGGTGGTACTACCCGGGTCGTCTCCCGGGGATACGTCCGAGTCGAGAACGGTGTGATCGCCGAGGTCGGCGAGGGACGCCCGGACGGGACGCCCGACGTCGAGCTGAGCGACGGCCTGCTCGCCCCCGGCCTCGTGGACCTCCAGGTCAACGGGTTCTACGGCCACGACATGGTCGACGCCGACGAGGCCGGCTGGCGCACCGTGGTGTCCCGGCTGCCCGAGACGGGCGTGACCTCGTTCCTGCCGACGTTCATCACCGCGCCCGTCCGGACGCAGGCGGACGCGCTGCGCCGCGCCCGCGAGCTGCTGCCCCGCCTCCCGGACGGCACGCGCGTCCTGGGCGTCCACCTCGAGGGCCCGTTCCTGTCGGAGAAGCGCAAGGGCGCCCACAACGCCGCCCACATCACCGACCCGACGCCCGAGGCGATCGCGACGCTGCTCGAGACCGGCCTGGTCAAGCTGGTCACCCTGGCCCCCGAGCGCGCCGGCGCCCTCGACGCGATCCGGGCGCTCACGGACGCGGGCGTGCTGGTCAGCGTCGGGCACAGCGACGCGTCGGCCGAGCAGGTCGCCGCCGCCGCCGACGCGGGCGCCCGCAAGGTCACCCACATCTTCAACGCGCAGTCCGGCGTGCACCACCGCGACCCGGGCGTCGCGGCGCAGGCGCTGATCGACGACCGGCTCAGCCCGGGCCTGATCCTCGACCTGCACCACGTGTCCGCGACGGCCGCGAAGCTCGTGTTCCGGTCCGCCGCGGGACGGACCGTCCTGGTCACCGACGCGGCGTCGGCCGCCGGGATGCCGCCGGGAACCTACGACCTCGGCGGCGAGCCGATCACCATGCCCGCGGAGGGCCCGCCGCTGCGCGCCGACGGGACGATCGCCGGTTCGGGCCTGCGGCTGGACGAGGCGGTCGGCAACGCGATCGCGATCGGCGTCGACCCGGCCGCGGCCGTGGACGCCGCGACGCGCGTTCCCGCCGACCTCATCGGCCGCGCCGACCTGGGCCGGATCGCGCCAGGCGTCGCCGCCGACCTGGTGCATCTCGGCCCGGACCACCGGGCGCATGCGACCTGGATCAACGGGCAGAAAGTCTTCGGAGGGGATTCATGA
- a CDS encoding PTS transporter subunit EIIC: MSSATATGDGGTGDGGTRRAWSAVFGVLQRIGRSLMLPIAVLPAAGILLRLGQPDLLGADGLGWDRVAEVFAAAGGALLDNLAILFAVGVAIGFAKKSDGSTALAAVVAYLVFDRVSKVMFAHTDELRASVVQKVQQEDGSLEETVAYGLQNPTQVLGGIVVGIMVALLYQRFYRVKLPTWLAFFGGRRFVPIVSAGGALLLGVVFGLVWPALGGWINDFGDWLTGAGAVGAGLYGVANRLLLPFGLHHILNSLIWFVFGTYREPDGDVVHGEINRYLAGDPDAGTFLAGFFPVLMFGLPGAALAIWRAAPPHRRPTVGGIMISAALTAFVTGVTEPIEFSFMFVAPVLYGIHVVLTGVSMGVLAALDAQLGFSFSAGLIDLLLNATKSNTRHLWLIIGMGVLYFVLYYAIFSFVIRRFNLPTPGREPEEDMPPESKPDAPPKRAR, translated from the coding sequence ATGAGTTCGGCAACCGCGACCGGCGACGGCGGCACCGGCGACGGCGGGACGCGCCGCGCCTGGTCGGCCGTGTTCGGCGTCCTGCAGCGCATCGGGCGCAGCCTCATGCTCCCGATCGCCGTCCTGCCCGCCGCCGGCATCCTGCTCCGCCTCGGCCAGCCCGACCTGCTCGGCGCGGACGGGCTCGGCTGGGACCGCGTCGCCGAAGTGTTCGCCGCCGCGGGCGGCGCCCTCCTCGACAACCTCGCGATCCTGTTCGCCGTCGGCGTCGCCATCGGGTTCGCGAAGAAGTCCGACGGCTCCACCGCCCTCGCCGCCGTCGTCGCCTACCTGGTGTTCGACCGCGTCTCGAAGGTGATGTTCGCGCACACCGACGAGCTGCGCGCGTCCGTCGTCCAGAAGGTCCAGCAGGAGGACGGTTCGCTGGAGGAGACCGTCGCGTACGGGCTGCAGAACCCGACGCAGGTCCTCGGCGGCATCGTCGTCGGGATCATGGTCGCGCTGCTCTACCAGCGGTTCTACCGGGTGAAGCTGCCGACCTGGCTCGCGTTCTTCGGCGGCCGCCGGTTCGTCCCGATCGTCAGCGCGGGCGGCGCGCTGCTGCTCGGCGTCGTCTTCGGGCTCGTCTGGCCGGCGCTCGGCGGCTGGATCAACGACTTCGGCGACTGGCTCACCGGCGCGGGCGCCGTCGGCGCCGGGCTCTACGGCGTCGCGAACCGGCTGCTGCTGCCGTTCGGCCTGCACCACATCCTGAACTCGCTGATCTGGTTCGTCTTCGGCACGTACCGCGAGCCGGACGGCGACGTCGTCCACGGCGAGATCAACCGGTACCTCGCGGGCGACCCCGACGCCGGGACGTTCCTCGCCGGGTTCTTCCCCGTGCTGATGTTCGGCCTCCCCGGCGCCGCCCTCGCGATCTGGCGCGCCGCGCCGCCGCACCGCCGCCCGACCGTCGGCGGCATCATGATCTCCGCCGCGCTCACCGCGTTCGTCACCGGCGTCACCGAGCCGATCGAGTTCTCGTTCATGTTCGTGGCGCCCGTCCTGTACGGGATCCACGTCGTGCTGACCGGCGTCTCGATGGGCGTGCTCGCGGCCCTGGACGCCCAGCTCGGGTTCAGCTTCTCGGCCGGGCTCATCGACCTGCTTCTCAACGCGACCAAGAGCAACACCCGGCACCTGTGGCTGATCATCGGAATGGGCGTCCTGTACTTCGTCCTCTATTACGCGATCTTCAGTTTCGTCATCCGGCGGTTCAACCTGCCGACGCCCGGACGGGAGCCGGAAGAGGACATGCCGCCGGAGTCCAAGCCGGACGCCCCGCCCAAGCGAGCCCGCTGA